The sequence CGAGCGAGGTCTTACCGACGCCGGGCACGTCCTCCACGAGGAGGTGGCCCTCGGCGAGGAGGGTCACCAGCGCGATGCGGACCACCTCGGGCTTGCCGACGAGTACGCGCTCGACGTTAGCCGCGATGCGCCGGGCCGTGTCGTGCAGCTGGTCGAGACCGATCGGCATGCCGGACGCCGCACCGTGTTCGGCGCGGTCGGCGCGGTCGGCGCGGTCGGCATGGTCGGCATGGTCACCGCCGGATGACCCGTCGGACGGGTAGCGCGCCTCGGTGGCGGAATGACCGTCACCCGCAGGGGCGGGGGCGGACACAGCGGTGGACTGTCCTCTCGACGTCACACGACCTCCTGGTACGAAAAGCCCTCACGGCGGTTCGAACGTCCGGTTGGGACCCTCGTCGCCCCTGCGAGCCGTCCTGACACGCAGTGTGTCAAACGGTCGCCGATCCGGTGCCCCGGCCTGTCGATCACTCTCCGGATCACTGTCGCTGGGGTGCGCAGCATCTCACAGGAAAGTATTGCCCCTTTCAGGTGAGTTCGGGCGACAGACCTTGGCGGAGGTTCGAACTCGCCTACGCTACGGCAGCGTAGTCGGCCGACTACCGAGAGAGGTGCGGTGATGACCGAAGCCGACGTGCGCATCCCGTCCGACGGTTTCGCCGTCGATCCCGAGCTTGCCGCCGACACCTTCGCCAGGCTGAGCGAGGTGCAGGACACGGTGGGGCAGCTGGCGCGCAGGGCCGCAGTGCTGGGCCGCACCGTGCCGCTCGGTGACGGCTACGCCAGGGAGATCGGCGAATTCATGGCTACCTACGGCATCGCGGACACCGGCTCGGCCGTCGAGTCGCTGACGCGCTTCGGGCAGGAGATCGAGAACCTCAAGCAGCGCATCGACACGGCGTTGCGCCGCTACGACGACCAGGACCGCACCGCGTCCCGCGGAGTGGACTGCGTGGGCGGAGGCTGACGCCCCTGTGCGCGTGCTCGGAGGTCGGTCGGCACCGGTCGCTGTCGGGACGTCGCTCGTGACCGTGTTGACCGTGTTGACTGCGTTGATCGCGGGCTGCGACACGCTCGACAGCGGTCTCGGGATGTCGGTGAACGCGGGCGGAACAGGGCCCGCGCGGTCGGTCCCCGGTGCTTCCACCGGGGCGACCGGGGGAGGGATCGATGTGGACCCATGTGCCCTCCTCGGGGCGGGGGATCGGTCGTCGGCAGGGCTTACGTCGCCGGGGGAGCACATCACGGTCGCCGGGTCTCCAGCCTGCGACTACGTGCAACCGGGGTCGTTCGGGCTCACGGTGACCGTGGACAGCCGCACGGACCTGGAAGAGGTGCGGGACCGCGCGCCGGGAGCCGAGGCCGTGCGAGTGGGTTCCGCGCACGCGCTGCTCGTCGCCGACCGTGACGCCGACGACGGCGTGTGCTCGGTGTCGGTGTCCGTGGGTAGCGGGGACGGCACCGTCCACATCGACGTGACCAACGCCGACTTCCACGACACGACATTGGCCTGTACCCGCGCCACCACAGTGGCCGAGTTGATCGAGCCGGAGCTGACATGACCGAGAGACCAGCCGCTGACCGCCGCTACGAGTCGTACAGCCACGAGCAGATGTACACCGAGGTCGGCCACGGCAACGATCCGGCGGAAGCGGGAGAAATCAGTCGCGAGTGGACCGAACTCGCGCGGGGGTTGCGGGAGGCCGGGGACACCCTCGCGGAGCTGTCGGGGCGAAGCGAGAGCGCATGGCAGGGTGGTGCGGCGGAGGCACTGCGAGCAATGGTGCGCGATGCGGCCGAGTGGTCGCAGCGGGCGGCCGAGACGTCGGAGACCGTTGGCAACGCCGTGGCGGGGCAGGCGGAGGCGGCGGCGAGGGCGAGGGCGGAGATGCCGGAACCGGTGCCCTACGACCCCGCTGAGATGATCCGCCAGGTCGTCACCAGCGGTGATGTGTGGCAGCTCGTGGGACTCTCCGATGCGATGGCGGCTCGCAGGGACGAGGCCGAGCAGGCCAGGCAACGCGCGGTGGACGTGATGTACGCGCGCGACACCGCGCTCGGTGAGGCTGTTCCCGGAACGCGGTTCCCCGGGCCGCCGTCGTTGACCGGTCCCGGGCGGGACGCGGGCGGCGGCGATGGTCCCGCCTCGATGACCGGAAGGGCGGGGCCGGTGTGATCAGGGTGTCGGCGTCCGCGTTCGACGTCCTGTGGTCCGATCTTGGCCACACGCATTCCCCCCGGCCGTTGGCAGTGCACAGCGTGGGGCGGACAGGACAGGAGCGCGCCGGAATCCGCGCCGAGGTGTACGCCAACCTCGCCGAACGGGGTCTCGTGCGGGGTGGGGACGTCGATCCGGAGCTGTGCCGTCGCCTCGACGTGCTCGCCGGGGCGACACTCACCGTGGAATGCGAGGCACTGCTCGATCTCGCCGATGCCGAGCCGCTGCGGGCCGTCGCGGCGGCAGCGGGCGAGCGTGGCGTGCTCGCCGTTCAACCTCGCCGCACGATCGCCCTCACGGCCATCCGCGGTGCTGAGGTGTTCGGCGCGGCGGTGAGTGTCCTGCCGGACTTCGCCGCGGGCCCCGGCATGGGGGTGAGCCTGCCGTCCTCGGCGCTCGCCACGGTCGCCGACGCCGCGGTGGAACATTCGCAGACCCGCCGTGCCAGGGTGTTCGAGCAGCAGTCGAGGGAGGTGCTCGCCGTTCAGTCCCGCCCTGTGCTCGCAGCCGGTCAGTTGTCCGTTCGCCTGCGGTGCGAGGCGAGGTTGCGGCGCGTCGGTGGTGTCAGCTGGTTCGTCACGGACGAAGGCGGCTACCTCGGCACCGTCGCGGAGGGCAGGGCGAGCGAGCCGTGGCTGAGTCTCGTGCCTGCCGATCCGGCACGGATCGCCGGGCGGCTGGCTGACCTCGTCGAGGAAGCAGGTTCCTGCGCCTGAGTCGCGGCCTGCCGCTCTCGCTCGCAGCCTGCCGTGCGGGCCCCGGGCAAGCGGGTCCGCGCGGGTTCACGGTGCGGACGAAACCCGTTCCCCACACCGCCCCACCATCCCGCCGCGAACGCGTGCCCGCCGGTCTCGTGACGTCGAGGCGTACCGATCCGGTGTCACTCGGCGTGGCGATGCCCCCGGAGGGCCCCACCGCTGTCCGGTGTCTCTGACCTGCGAAAACGCAGACGATCATCGGCTGGTCGCCGCGTTTTGCCGTTGACTGTGGTGCAAAGTGGGGTACGGTGGTGGCCAGTGGGGCGGAAGGGATGCTCCGTGGCCGATCTCGACGGACCCCGGGTCCTGGCGCTGGTCGGTAGGGAGGTGGAGGCCGGTGTTCCTCGGCACCCACACTCCGAAGCTGGACGACAAGGGGCGGCTCACGCTGCCTGCGAAGTTCCGCGACGCGCTGGCAGGTGGGCTGATGATCACCAAGGGACAGGATCACTGCCTCTATGTCTTCCCGCGTGCCGAGTTCGAGCAGCTTGCCCGCAAGGTCGCGGAGGCTCCGTTCACCAACGAGTCGGTGCGGGCCTACCAGCGGTACCTCTTCGCGGGAACTGACGAGCAACGTCCTGACGGTCAGGGTCGTATCGCCATCGCTCCCGAACTCCGTCGTTACGCGGGACTGACCAAGCAGTGCGTGGTCATCGGCGCGATCACGCGGCTGGAGATCTGGGACGCCGGAGCCTGGGACACCTACCTGGAGGAGCACGAGGACAGTTACGCGAAGGCGCAGGAGGAGATCCTGCCCGGCATGTTCTGACCGGATGGCGTGAGGCTGCGGCCCTGGTGCAACTTCCCCGGTATCAGGTCCGCAACCTGACGGCATCCGGTTCGTCTTTTCTGTGGGACGGAGGCGTCCGAAGACAACCGACGACGAGAGGGGTGTCGTGAGCGACAGCGGCGAATCCGGCAGACCCGCCGGGTCCGGCGAACCCGAAGGCACCGTGCCGGACGCCACGCACCTTCCTGTGCTGGTTGACCGGGTGCTGGAACTGTTCGAGCCCGCGGTGGCAGGGCGTGATGCCGTCCTGATCGACGCCACGCTCGGGCTCGGAGGTCACACCGACGCGCTGCTCACGGCGTTTCCCCGGCTCAGGGTGATCGGTCTTGACCGCGATCCCGGTGCGTTGGAGCGTTCGCGGCAGCGACTCGCTGGCTACGGCGATCGGGTCCGCTTCGTGCACACCGTGTACCACCGCATTCCGGAAGTCCTCGCAGACGCCGGGTTGGACTCGGTTGAGGGTGTGCTCATGGATCTCGGGGTCTCGTCCATGCAGCTCGATCTCGACGAGCGTGGTTTCGCGTACGCGCGCGACGCTCCACTGGACATGCGGATGGACCCGACCACAGGGCCGACGGCGGCCGATGTGCTCAACACGTACTCGCTCGACGACCTGACCCGGATTCTGCGTGACTACGGCGAGGAGAAGTTTGCCCGTCGCATCGCGAAGACCGTGGTGGCTCAGCGGCAACGAAGCCCGTTCGAGACCAGTGAGGCGCTCGTGCGGTTGCTGTACGACGCGGTTCCCGCGCCGAGCCGCCGCACCGGAGGACACCCGGCCAAACGCACGTTCCAGGCTTTGCGTATCGAAGTCAACGGCGAGCTCGACATCCTGCGCGAGGCGGTACCCGCCGCGATCGCGGCGCTGGGCGAGGGCGGACGCATCGTCGTGGAGTCGTACCACTCCCTTGAGGACCGCATCGTCAAGCAGGCGCTGGCGACAGCGGCGACGTCGCGCACGCCCGAAGGACTTCCGGTCGAACTTCCCGGCCACGGCCCGCAGCTGCGGTTACTCACGCGGGGAGCCGAGAAGGCGGACGAGGCCGAGATCCGGAGAAATCCGCGTGCGGCCTCGGTCCGGTTGCGTGCGGCCGAGAAGAGAGGAGCAGACGAGACATGACCGTGCCGACACGAAGCCGGGCCGCCTCGCAGCCCCGCTCCTCGGCGCCCACCGAGGCGCCCTCGCCGTCAACCGGCGGCCCTTCCCGGCGCGGAACCGCCCCGAATCCGAACGGCGGGCGAAGTCCCGCTGCCCAGCGGGCGTACGCCCGTCGTGCCGAACGAACCGGCACGGCACGGGGAACGCGAGGCAAGGCGACGGCCGCTCGCCTCGGACTGCAGAACTGGCCCCGCTCGCGAGCGACTTTCGTCATCGTCCTGATGGCACTCATGCTTTGCGGGGTCGCCACATCGCTGTGGCTGTCCACGCAGGCCATCGCCGACTCCTACCGGCTCGATCAGCTGAAGGAGCGCAACGCGCAGCTCGCTGAGCGTGCCGAGCAGCTGCGCAGGGAAGTCGGTCAGTTGCAGTCGCCGTCCTCGCTCGCGGAACGCGCCGAAGCGCTCGGCATGGTTCCAGGGGGTAACCCGGCGCGCCTTGTCGTGAAAGAAGACGGCTCTATCACGGTGGTCGGCGAGCCGGTGGAGGCGGCGAAGCCGCGAACCGCCACCGGGCCGGGCGCGGAGGGCACCGGCGAGGCGCCGTAGGACGCAGGGAACGTGGTGAGGGGAGAGCGGTGATGCAGGGGCAGCGGGGCACGCGGCGAACCGGGTCGGGCGGTGGGCCACACCGGACGTACTCGGTCCGAGCCCGCAGAAGTCGCTCGGCCACCACGGTGCGGGACAACCGCAATCGGTTCGTGGCAGGGCGTATCGTGCTGACGCTGGTACTGGTGGCTGCGGGCCTGAAGCTGGTGCACATCCAGGCCTTCGAGGCATCGGCTCTGTCCGAACGCGCGGAGCGCCAGCGCACGACGATCATCGACATCCCTGCCGAGCGTGGGTCCATCGTGGACCGAAACGGTGCCGAACTGGCCTTCAGCGTCGAGACCCGCAAGCTGTGGGTGAACCTGCGGCAGATGCGAAAGGACTGGGCCGAGTACGCGCGCGAGCATCCGGGGTCGGGCAAGGACTTCGAGACGCGAGCCGCCGAGATCGCCGATCACATCGCCCGGCAGGTGCCGCATCTCGTCACCGAACAGGACCTCCTCGACGACTTCCACAAGGACGGCAGTTTCACCTACCTCGTTGACGACGTCGAGCCCTCGGTGGCCGAGAAGATCAGCAAGCGATTTCCGGAGATCGGGTACGAGAAGCGCGCCAAGCGGGTGTATCCCGGCGAGGAGGTCGCCGCGAACATCGTGGGGTACGCCAACTGGCGCACGGACAGCCCCGAGGTGTCGGAGCACAACCTGCACGGCCTTTCCGGGCTCGAGTCCTACCGCGACGCCGACCTCGTCGGCACGCCGGGAAGGCAGATCGTCGATACCGCGCAGGGTGCCGACGTCGTCATCCCGGGGACAGAGCGGGACATGCAGGCCGCCACACCGGGTTCGGACCTCGAACTCACCATCGACTCCGACGTGCAGTACGAACTCCAGCGCAGCCTCGCCGCCTATGTGGACAAGGTGAAGGCCAAGGGCGGCAGTGCCGTGATCCTCGACGCGCGGACGGCCGAGGTGTACGCGCTGGCCAACCACAAGACGTTCGACCCGAACGAACCACCGTCGTCG comes from Saccharomonospora xinjiangensis XJ-54 and encodes:
- a CDS encoding DUF3558 family protein is translated as MTVLTVLTALIAGCDTLDSGLGMSVNAGGTGPARSVPGASTGATGGGIDVDPCALLGAGDRSSAGLTSPGEHITVAGSPACDYVQPGSFGLTVTVDSRTDLEEVRDRAPGAEAVRVGSAHALLVADRDADDGVCSVSVSVGSGDGTVHIDVTNADFHDTTLACTRATTVAELIEPELT
- a CDS encoding PPE domain-containing protein, giving the protein MTERPAADRRYESYSHEQMYTEVGHGNDPAEAGEISREWTELARGLREAGDTLAELSGRSESAWQGGAAEALRAMVRDAAEWSQRAAETSETVGNAVAGQAEAAARARAEMPEPVPYDPAEMIRQVVTSGDVWQLVGLSDAMAARRDEAEQARQRAVDVMYARDTALGEAVPGTRFPGPPSLTGPGRDAGGGDGPASMTGRAGPV
- a CDS encoding ESX secretion-associated protein EspG, which encodes MIRVSASAFDVLWSDLGHTHSPRPLAVHSVGRTGQERAGIRAEVYANLAERGLVRGGDVDPELCRRLDVLAGATLTVECEALLDLADAEPLRAVAAAAGERGVLAVQPRRTIALTAIRGAEVFGAAVSVLPDFAAGPGMGVSLPSSALATVADAAVEHSQTRRARVFEQQSREVLAVQSRPVLAAGQLSVRLRCEARLRRVGGVSWFVTDEGGYLGTVAEGRASEPWLSLVPADPARIAGRLADLVEEAGSCA
- the mraZ gene encoding division/cell wall cluster transcriptional repressor MraZ, coding for MFLGTHTPKLDDKGRLTLPAKFRDALAGGLMITKGQDHCLYVFPRAEFEQLARKVAEAPFTNESVRAYQRYLFAGTDEQRPDGQGRIAIAPELRRYAGLTKQCVVIGAITRLEIWDAGAWDTYLEEHEDSYAKAQEEILPGMF
- the rsmH gene encoding 16S rRNA (cytosine(1402)-N(4))-methyltransferase RsmH, with the protein product MSDSGESGRPAGSGEPEGTVPDATHLPVLVDRVLELFEPAVAGRDAVLIDATLGLGGHTDALLTAFPRLRVIGLDRDPGALERSRQRLAGYGDRVRFVHTVYHRIPEVLADAGLDSVEGVLMDLGVSSMQLDLDERGFAYARDAPLDMRMDPTTGPTAADVLNTYSLDDLTRILRDYGEEKFARRIAKTVVAQRQRSPFETSEALVRLLYDAVPAPSRRTGGHPAKRTFQALRIEVNGELDILREAVPAAIAALGEGGRIVVESYHSLEDRIVKQALATAATSRTPEGLPVELPGHGPQLRLLTRGAEKADEAEIRRNPRAASVRLRAAEKRGADET
- a CDS encoding FtsB family cell division protein, giving the protein MALMLCGVATSLWLSTQAIADSYRLDQLKERNAQLAERAEQLRREVGQLQSPSSLAERAEALGMVPGGNPARLVVKEDGSITVVGEPVEAAKPRTATGPGAEGTGEAP
- a CDS encoding peptidoglycan D,D-transpeptidase FtsI family protein, with the protein product MQGQRGTRRTGSGGGPHRTYSVRARRSRSATTVRDNRNRFVAGRIVLTLVLVAAGLKLVHIQAFEASALSERAERQRTTIIDIPAERGSIVDRNGAELAFSVETRKLWVNLRQMRKDWAEYAREHPGSGKDFETRAAEIADHIARQVPHLVTEQDLLDDFHKDGSFTYLVDDVEPSVAEKISKRFPEIGYEKRAKRVYPGEEVAANIVGYANWRTDSPEVSEHNLHGLSGLESYRDADLVGTPGRQIVDTAQGADVVIPGTERDMQAATPGSDLELTIDSDVQYELQRSLAAYVDKVKAKGGSAVILDARTAEVYALANHKTFDPNEPPSSPDAMGNPAVSTPFEPGSVAKIITAVAAIESGTATPERELSVPGSMRVADHTVHDAWSHGTQNFTVTGIFGKSSNVGTLLLADEIGPDRFLATLTKFGAGRRTGIGLPGESPGYVPPREKWSGTTYGNLPIGQGLSMTVVQMTSMYQAIANGGVRVEPRVVKAKVTPDGRRIPEPAPDSVRVTDPKTADTVKNMLRSTMQGGEYAYSGTAPEAALEGYQISGKTGTGQQVDPRTGGYSDRLHNITFAGILPAEEPRFVVGIWLDAPDTTIPGGSSAGALFSEIASYLAQRYNIPVSGDPGQRVRLVR